The following coding sequences are from one Clostridioides difficile ATCC 9689 = DSM 1296 window:
- the bilR gene encoding bilirubin reductase gives MYCNLLKPIKIGNLELKNRVSFAPTSMGLKLEEKIKKFSDIAKSGVALITLGDVSIRPSFHKVAISLSDEDGVMKYKKIVDEIHNSGAKVSAQLFCSDYDVNLIKDTMKMGITSHDEIKKIMNDGVKDYITNMTKEEIKNIINLFKVTALNAKKAGFDMIQIHGDRLVGSFSSSIFNNRNDEYGGTCDNRSRFASEIISSIRDEVKDIPIDYKFAIRQENPHYGNAGVLLSEVEYFVKKFESLGVNSFHVTLANHSKLEDTIPTNNHPYFKDEGCFLYLADEVKKHTNLPVCGVGKLSSPDFIESIISNNRVDMVSMSRQLLADSNWLQKVKDGRVDEIKKCCYCNKKCADALQTRSQFGCILD, from the coding sequence ATGTATTGTAATTTATTAAAACCAATTAAAATTGGAAATTTGGAATTAAAAAATAGAGTATCTTTTGCACCTACAAGCATGGGTCTTAAATTGGAAGAAAAAATTAAAAAGTTTTCTGATATTGCTAAGTCAGGAGTAGCTCTGATTACTCTAGGAGATGTATCTATTAGACCTAGTTTTCATAAGGTAGCTATAAGCCTATCGGATGAAGATGGAGTCATGAAATACAAGAAAATTGTAGATGAAATACACAATTCTGGTGCAAAGGTATCAGCACAACTATTTTGTTCAGATTATGATGTTAATTTAATTAAAGATACTATGAAGATGGGAATTACTTCACATGATGAGATAAAAAAAATAATGAATGACGGAGTAAAAGATTACATAACAAATATGACCAAAGAAGAAATTAAAAATATTATAAATTTATTTAAAGTAACAGCATTGAATGCAAAAAAAGCAGGTTTTGACATGATTCAAATTCATGGTGATAGGCTTGTAGGAAGTTTTTCATCAAGTATATTTAATAATAGAAATGATGAATATGGTGGAACGTGTGATAATAGAAGTAGATTTGCAAGCGAAATAATTAGTAGTATCCGAGATGAAGTTAAGGACATTCCAATAGACTATAAATTTGCAATAAGACAAGAAAATCCTCATTATGGAAATGCAGGAGTTTTACTTTCGGAAGTTGAGTATTTTGTTAAAAAATTTGAATCCCTAGGTGTAAACAGTTTTCATGTAACACTTGCAAATCATTCAAAATTAGAAGATACTATACCAACCAATAATCATCCTTACTTTAAAGATGAAGGCTGTTTTTTATATTTAGCTGATGAGGTAAAGAAACACACAAATCTTCCAGTATGTGGGGTTGGAAAATTGTCTAGCCCAGATTTTATAGAAAGTATTATTTCAAATAATAGAGTAGATATGGTTTCTATGTCAAGACAATTACTAGCAGATAGTAATTGGTTACAGAAAGTAAAAGATGGAAGAGTAGATGAGATTAAAAAGTGCTGTTATTGTAATAAGAAGTGTGCAGATGCTTTACAAACACGCTCTCAGTTTGGATGTATACTAGATTAG
- the bilQ gene encoding bilirubin utilization transcriptional regulator BilQ, with protein MDFKNLQYESLSYIICNLQKNFKLYCEKCLKPYKLTNGLYFYLIYINKNRNCSLNDVSTEFEVDKAHTTRTISRLEQDGYIEKIQNPNDSRAFQLRVTDKGEEVLGDIKNIFSKWDNHIKKEFSDTEYKELVKNLHVVKDIKTAVEEE; from the coding sequence ATGGATTTTAAAAATTTACAGTATGAAAGTTTGTCATATATTATTTGTAACTTGCAAAAAAACTTTAAACTTTATTGTGAAAAATGTTTAAAACCATATAAACTTACGAATGGTCTATATTTCTATTTAATTTATATTAATAAAAATAGGAATTGTTCTTTAAATGATGTTTCTACAGAATTTGAAGTTGATAAAGCTCATACAACAAGAACTATATCTAGGTTAGAACAAGATGGATACATAGAAAAAATCCAAAACCCTAATGATAGTAGAGCTTTTCAGTTGAGAGTAACAGATAAGGGTGAGGAAGTATTAGGGGATATAAAAAACATATTTTCAAAGTGGGATAATCACATAAAAAAAGAGTTCTCGGATACAGAATATAAAGAACTGGTAAAGAATTTACATGTGGTAAAGGATATAAAAACAGCTGTGGAGGAAGAATAG
- a CDS encoding pyridoxal phosphate-dependent aminotransferase: MISNKMQTLVANSSVIRAMFEEGKKLSDIYGEENVFDFSIGNPSVEPPETIKAVINDILNEESPNLVHGYMNNSGYEDVRDAIAEHINKKDGLNLTRENLIMTCGAAGGLNIILKTLLNPGDEVIAFAPYFGEYKNYTENYDGKLIEVPTNIETFEPDLDALKNAITPKTRALIINTPNNPTGVIYSEELLKNLGELLDSKQKEFNTSIYLISDEPYREIIYDGAKVPCVLKYYRNSFIGYSYSKSLSLPGERIGYIVANGQMDDFDDVMSSLNVANRILGFVNAPSLFQRVIARSLDAEVDVNIYKKNFDLLYNSLIDMGYSCVKPNGTFYLFPKAPIEDDKKFCNDAKQFNLLLVPGSSFGCPGHFRVSYCVSYDKVKSSLPAFEKLAKLYNLK, translated from the coding sequence ATGATATCTAATAAAATGCAAACTTTAGTTGCAAATAGTTCTGTTATAAGAGCTATGTTTGAAGAAGGAAAGAAACTTTCTGATATTTATGGTGAGGAAAATGTTTTTGATTTTAGTATAGGAAATCCAAGTGTTGAACCTCCAGAGACTATTAAAGCAGTTATAAATGATATTTTAAATGAAGAATCTCCAAATTTAGTTCATGGATATATGAACAACTCAGGATATGAGGATGTAAGAGATGCTATTGCTGAACACATAAATAAAAAAGATGGATTAAATCTTACAAGAGAAAATTTAATTATGACTTGTGGTGCTGCTGGTGGTCTAAATATTATTTTAAAAACTCTTTTAAATCCTGGTGATGAAGTTATTGCTTTTGCACCGTATTTTGGTGAGTATAAAAATTATACAGAAAACTATGATGGAAAATTAATAGAAGTTCCTACAAATATAGAGACTTTTGAGCCAGATTTAGATGCTCTAAAAAATGCTATTACTCCAAAAACAAGAGCTTTAATAATAAACACTCCAAATAATCCTACTGGTGTCATATATTCTGAAGAATTATTAAAAAATCTTGGAGAATTATTGGATTCAAAACAAAAAGAATTTAATACAAGCATATACCTAATTTCTGATGAGCCATATAGAGAAATAATTTATGATGGTGCCAAAGTTCCTTGTGTACTAAAATACTATAGAAATTCATTTATAGGATACTCTTATAGTAAATCATTATCTCTACCTGGTGAACGTATAGGATATATTGTTGCTAATGGGCAAATGGATGATTTTGATGATGTTATGTCTTCATTAAATGTTGCAAATAGAATACTTGGATTTGTAAATGCTCCTTCTCTTTTTCAAAGGGTTATTGCAAGAAGTTTAGATGCAGAAGTTGATGTAAATATTTATAAAAAGAATTTTGACCTTCTATATAATAGTTTAATCGATATGGGATATTCTTGTGTTAAACCTAATGGTACATTCTATTTGTTCCCAAAAGCTCCAATTGAAGATGATAAAAAATTCTGCAATGATGCAAAACAATTTAATTTATTATTAGTACCAGGTTCTTCTTTTGGTTGTCCAGGTCATTTTAGAGTATCATATTGTGTATCTTATGATAAAGTTAAAAGTTCTTTACCAGCATTTGAAAAATTAGCCAAATTATATAATTTAAAATAA
- a CDS encoding DMT family transporter, which yields MKKGYVYIILTTLFFSSMEISLKTVTNDFNPLQITLSRFFVGGLVLLPFAVKRLRALSLSITKSDLKYFAFLGFMCVVVSMSLYQLAVLNTKASVVAVLFSCNPVFVMLLAYLILKEKIYRHNVISLILEVLGIIVIINPLHTKLTLSGIFLTLSSAIIFSMYTVFGKRKTLKFGGIVVTCFSFIFGSLEMLILVLLTKINFIADILNKNKLHVFANIPIFSGYTLHNMPIMIYVFVFVTGVGYALYFMAMEATSTSLTSLVFFFKPVISPILALLILKEIIPINMVVGILLIVIGSIISIIPTIITQMHNKHVEALYKE from the coding sequence TTGAAAAAAGGTTATGTTTATATAATACTGACTACCTTATTTTTTAGTTCAATGGAAATTAGTCTAAAAACTGTCACTAATGACTTTAATCCCTTACAAATAACTTTATCAAGATTTTTTGTTGGCGGTTTAGTCTTACTACCTTTTGCTGTAAAAAGATTAAGAGCCCTTAGTCTTTCTATTACAAAATCAGACTTAAAATACTTTGCATTTTTAGGTTTTATGTGTGTAGTAGTAAGTATGTCATTGTATCAACTTGCTGTTCTAAACACAAAGGCATCTGTAGTTGCTGTTTTGTTCAGTTGTAATCCAGTCTTTGTAATGCTTTTAGCTTACTTAATTTTGAAGGAAAAAATATATAGGCACAATGTAATTTCACTTATATTAGAAGTTCTTGGAATTATAGTTATAATAAATCCATTGCATACAAAACTAACTCTTAGTGGAATATTCTTAACATTATCTTCTGCTATTATTTTTTCAATGTATACTGTATTTGGTAAAAGAAAAACCTTAAAATTTGGTGGAATAGTTGTAACCTGCTTTAGCTTTATATTTGGTAGTTTGGAAATGTTGATATTGGTTTTACTCACTAAAATTAATTTTATCGCAGATATATTAAATAAAAATAAGCTTCATGTATTTGCAAATATCCCTATTTTTAGTGGATATACCTTACACAATATGCCCATTATGATTTATGTATTCGTATTTGTTACAGGTGTTGGTTATGCGCTTTACTTTATGGCAATGGAAGCTACATCTACTAGTCTTACATCTTTAGTATTCTTCTTTAAACCAGTAATATCTCCAATACTAGCATTATTAATACTTAAAGAAATTATCCCTATAAACATGGTTGTAGGAATTTTATTGATAGTAATTGGTTCAATAATTTCTATTATACCTACGATAATTACTCAAATGCATAATAAACACGTTGAAGCCTTGTATAAGGAGTAG
- the zmp1 gene encoding zinc metalloprotease Zmp1, protein MRPSKKLLIAIISIFLISSVPVSAHADSTTIQQNKDTLSQIVVFPTGNYDKNEANAMVNRLANIDGKYLNALKQNNLKIKLLSGKLTDEKEYAYLKGVVPKGWEGTGKTWDDVPGLGGSTVALRIGFSNKGKGHDSINLELHETAHAIDHIVLNDISKSAQFKQIFAKEGRSLGNVNYLGVYPEEFFAESFAYYYLNQDTNSKLKSACPQTYSFLQNLAK, encoded by the coding sequence ATGAGACCAAGTAAAAAATTATTAATAGCTATAATATCAATATTCTTAATAAGTTCAGTTCCAGTAAGTGCACATGCAGATAGTACTACTATACAACAAAATAAAGACACACTTAGTCAAATAGTAGTTTTTCCAACTGGAAATTACGATAAAAACGAAGCTAATGCTATGGTAAATAGATTAGCTAATATAGATGGAAAGTATTTAAATGCATTAAAGCAAAATAACTTAAAAATAAAATTATTAAGTGGAAAGTTAACAGATGAAAAAGAATATGCTTATTTAAAAGGTGTAGTTCCTAAGGGATGGGAAGGTACTGGAAAAACTTGGGATGATGTTCCAGGTTTAGGTGGAAGTACAGTAGCTCTTAGAATAGGATTTAGTAACAAAGGTAAAGGGCATGATTCAATAAATTTAGAATTACATGAAACAGCACATGCAATAGACCATATAGTATTAAATGATATATCTAAATCAGCACAATTCAAACAAATATTTGCTAAAGAAGGTCGTTCTTTAGGTAATGTAAACTACTTAGGTGTATATCCAGAAGAATTTTTTGCAGAATCATTTGCATATTACTATTTAAATCAAGATACAAATAGTAAGTTAAAATCAGCTTGTCCACAAACTTATAGCTTTTTGCAAAATTTAGCTAAATAG
- a CDS encoding SrtB-anchored collagen-binding adhesin — protein MKKGNRKALLISLIMILSMVVSTIYPTVSYASELGENSQIQSGSTNSSTGEEKESDNKKPEQTPEKDKATDNKKPEQTPEEEKPTDNKKPEQTPEEDKSTDNKKPEQTPEGEKPIDNKKPEQIPEEDKSTDNKKSEQALEDEKPLDNKNTEKTPEEDNLLEDENLLKVLEEELNEENEDYGFVVKINNNTIETESMKKISFNLTYTPTSKGIQAGDSITFKVPDVFNKVNLDYTSECFDKTESNGEYTLTFRELPNGQSVMQGKIGLEAYVKKVDEDTNAKIHIETTGKIESGSGDIDVEIKPGDKTDVPDAKGTLKKLVEGKKSTTVFMPVKNKDINYSIQVNEKQEELKDIILYDELPEGLTLINGSVSVVTSDGKEVSDFNIEQSKNSISVNFGNIDKSYTVKYKARISDKNAKHGNKYKNVARIESDGKKIQEDDATVSIFDRGDDYLLTKGHSGATNITQVGQVINYQISINDDKSPISNVVITDNIPEGMRLTTSGEAGHDFRVVEIPMNGSWTPWSKEKIANNISYKVEEKRNESGQVDKVITGFTINLSKEEVESKFFIAYTLKVISIEDSYINRAVLDANNSEIDKNDEINFKKNSGLISAKKEVDKKVLNSSDNQIVKYKINMSTYGVYDAGQVNLLDEVNSVLEISNIKYSDNLELKKEAGDGKNTIRLVNKYEFKQIKEGEPVQSWVTFDANFTNVKVGETIRNVAQINGSSPPGVETTKQGYAFEAKKVDALDKNVLSGAKFNLEDAFGNIVVKDLVSDEDGIIQSSVKNPGTYYLVEIMAPRGYEKLKDKVKVEIGNEDIGKIVDIGNIENLKQENPPVNPPIPPDTDEPMVNPPVPPSTDKPRKPSSSSDTEDTIVINPPVPPSEDIINPPIPEVLNPPVPPSEEMIETPVKQIIPIPEVVKPSVSEEKNNKVKDDTLVNPPVPPKTGDSTTIIGEILLVIGAIVGLIVLRRNKNTN, from the coding sequence ATGAAGAAAGGAAATAGAAAGGCATTATTAATTAGTTTAATTATGATTTTAAGTATGGTGGTGTCTACAATATATCCAACTGTATCTTATGCTTCGGAATTAGGAGAGAATAGTCAGATTCAAAGTGGTTCAACTAATTCATCAACTGGAGAGGAGAAGGAAAGCGACAATAAAAAGCCAGAACAGACTCCAGAGAAAGATAAGGCAACAGATAATAAAAAACCAGAACAGACCCCAGAGGAAGAAAAACCAACAGATAATAAAAAACCAGAACAGACCCCAGAAGAAGATAAGTCAACAGATAATAAAAAGCCAGAGCAAACTCCAGAAGGAGAAAAGCCAATAGATAATAAAAAGCCAGAGCAGATACCAGAAGAAGATAAGTCAACAGATAATAAAAAGTCAGAACAAGCTTTAGAAGATGAAAAACCACTAGATAATAAAAATACAGAAAAAACTCCAGAGGAAGATAATCTATTAGAAGATGAAAATTTATTGAAAGTTTTAGAAGAAGAACTTAATGAAGAAAATGAAGACTATGGATTTGTTGTAAAAATTAATAACAATACAATAGAAACAGAATCAATGAAAAAAATATCATTTAATTTAACTTATACTCCAACATCAAAAGGAATACAAGCAGGAGATTCAATAACTTTTAAGGTGCCAGATGTATTCAATAAAGTTAATTTAGATTATACAAGTGAATGCTTTGATAAAACAGAAAGTAATGGAGAGTATACACTTACATTTAGAGAATTACCTAATGGCCAAAGTGTAATGCAAGGTAAAATAGGTTTGGAAGCATATGTTAAAAAGGTTGATGAAGATACTAATGCAAAAATACATATTGAAACTACTGGAAAAATAGAAAGTGGAAGTGGAGATATAGATGTAGAAATAAAACCTGGAGATAAAACGGATGTTCCAGATGCTAAAGGAACACTTAAAAAGCTTGTTGAAGGAAAAAAATCAACTACTGTATTTATGCCAGTTAAAAATAAAGATATAAATTACAGTATACAAGTAAATGAAAAGCAGGAAGAGTTAAAAGATATTATTTTGTATGATGAGCTTCCTGAAGGATTGACATTGATAAATGGTTCTGTAAGTGTAGTAACAAGTGATGGAAAAGAAGTTAGTGATTTTAATATTGAACAGAGTAAAAATTCTATTTCAGTTAATTTTGGAAATATAGATAAATCGTATACTGTTAAGTATAAGGCTAGAATCAGTGACAAAAATGCAAAACATGGTAATAAATATAAGAATGTAGCTAGGATTGAATCTGATGGTAAGAAGATACAAGAAGATGATGCTACTGTAAGTATATTTGATAGAGGAGATGATTATCTTCTTACTAAAGGACATTCAGGAGCAACAAATATTACTCAAGTTGGTCAAGTAATAAACTATCAGATTTCAATAAATGATGATAAATCACCAATAAGTAATGTTGTTATAACAGATAATATACCAGAAGGCATGAGATTAACTACTTCAGGAGAAGCTGGGCATGATTTTAGAGTTGTAGAAATTCCAATGAATGGGAGCTGGACTCCTTGGAGTAAAGAAAAAATTGCCAATAATATTTCATATAAAGTAGAAGAAAAAAGAAATGAAAGTGGGCAAGTAGATAAAGTTATAACTGGATTTACAATTAATCTCAGTAAAGAAGAAGTGGAATCAAAGTTTTTTATAGCTTATACATTAAAGGTAATTAGTATTGAAGATAGCTATATAAATAGAGCTGTTCTTGATGCAAATAATAGTGAAATTGATAAAAATGATGAGATAAACTTTAAGAAAAATTCTGGATTAATAAGCGCAAAAAAAGAAGTTGATAAAAAAGTTTTAAACAGTAGTGATAACCAGATTGTTAAATACAAAATCAATATGTCAACTTATGGAGTTTATGATGCAGGACAAGTAAATCTTTTAGATGAAGTAAACTCAGTTCTAGAAATATCTAATATAAAATATTCTGATAATCTTGAACTTAAAAAAGAAGCTGGAGATGGAAAAAATACAATAAGATTAGTAAATAAATACGAATTTAAACAGATAAAAGAAGGGGAACCTGTGCAAAGTTGGGTTACATTTGATGCAAACTTCACAAATGTAAAAGTTGGGGAGACTATACGAAATGTGGCTCAGATTAATGGTTCAAGTCCTCCAGGAGTAGAGACTACTAAGCAAGGTTATGCTTTTGAAGCTAAAAAAGTGGATGCTTTAGATAAAAATGTACTTTCAGGTGCTAAGTTCAATTTAGAAGATGCATTTGGAAATATAGTAGTTAAGGATTTAGTTAGTGATGAAGATGGTATAATTCAATCTAGTGTAAAAAACCCAGGAACATATTATTTAGTGGAGATAATGGCTCCACGTGGATATGAAAAACTGAAGGATAAAGTTAAGGTTGAAATTGGTAATGAAGATATTGGTAAGATAGTAGATATTGGAAATATAGAAAATCTAAAACAAGAAAATCCACCAGTAAATCCACCAATACCTCCAGATACAGATGAACCAATGGTAAATCCACCAGTACCACCAAGCACAGATAAACCAAGGAAACCATCAAGTTCATCTGATACAGAGGATACTATAGTTATAAATCCACCAGTACCACCATCAGAAGATATAATAAATCCGCCAATACCAGAGGTATTGAATCCGCCAGTACCACCATCAGAAGAGATGATAGAAACTCCTGTTAAACAGATTATTCCAATACCAGAAGTAGTAAAGCCATCAGTGTCAGAAGAAAAAAATAATAAAGTTAAAGATGATACTTTGGTAAATCCACCAGTACCACCAAAAACAGGGGATAGTACTACAATTATTGGAGAAATACTTTTGGTTATAGGAGCTATTGTAGGACTTATCGTATTAAGAAGAAATAAAAATACAAATTAG
- a CDS encoding cation diffusion facilitator family transporter: MFSKILVKTFIRDSENVQNTDVRNKYGYVAGVVGILSNLLLFVIKVFIGMLTSSIAIMADAFNNLSDMASSAITMIGFKLASKPADKEHPFGHGRIEYLSALIVAFMVMLVGLQFVKSSIERIVNPIPVKFEVIPLILLIASIMIKIWLSRFNKFMGNKIDSSALKAVSLDALGDVFTSSCVVISFIVARFTNFPIDGYVGIVVSLVILYAGFSLVKDTINPLLGEAPDEEMVNSIIELLLSYKYIIGTHDLIIHNYGVGRCIASIHAEIPSNIDIMEIHEIIDTAEREISEKLDIYLVIHMDPICLEDKEVMSAKKELEEILKKNSLVKSMHDFRIVGKGSKKNLIFDIVVNPSEFSKNMSEDDLKEDITKLVKEINPEYNCVIVVDKDFI, from the coding sequence ATGTTTTCCAAAATCCTAGTCAAAACATTTATTAGAGATAGCGAAAACGTTCAAAATACAGATGTTAGAAATAAGTATGGTTATGTAGCTGGTGTAGTAGGTATATTATCCAATTTACTTTTATTTGTGATAAAGGTATTCATAGGAATGCTCACATCTAGTATAGCTATAATGGCTGATGCATTTAATAATCTTTCTGATATGGCATCTTCAGCAATAACTATGATAGGTTTTAAATTAGCAAGTAAGCCAGCTGATAAAGAACACCCTTTTGGTCATGGAAGAATAGAGTATTTATCAGCATTAATAGTAGCATTTATGGTGATGTTGGTTGGACTTCAATTTGTAAAGTCATCTATAGAAAGGATAGTAAATCCAATTCCTGTAAAATTTGAAGTAATACCACTTATACTTTTAATTGCATCTATAATGATTAAAATCTGGTTGAGTCGTTTTAATAAATTTATGGGAAATAAAATTGATTCTTCAGCCTTAAAAGCAGTTTCACTTGATGCTTTAGGAGATGTATTTACTTCAAGTTGTGTAGTTATATCATTTATTGTAGCTAGATTTACTAATTTTCCCATAGATGGATATGTTGGTATCGTAGTATCATTAGTGATACTTTATGCTGGTTTCTCTCTTGTAAAAGATACTATAAATCCTCTTTTAGGGGAAGCACCGGATGAAGAAATGGTAAATTCTATTATAGAGCTATTGTTATCTTATAAATATATAATAGGTACACATGATTTAATTATTCATAACTATGGAGTTGGTAGATGTATTGCATCTATACATGCAGAAATTCCATCCAACATAGATATAATGGAAATACATGAAATTATAGATACTGCAGAGAGAGAAATATCTGAAAAATTAGATATATATCTAGTAATTCACATGGACCCAATATGTCTTGAAGATAAAGAAGTTATGTCAGCCAAAAAAGAACTTGAAGAAATACTTAAGAAAAATAGTCTTGTAAAATCTATGCATGATTTTAGAATAGTTGGAAAAGGAAGCAAGAAGAATTTAATATTTGATATAGTAGTTAATCCTTCCGAATTTTCCAAAAACATGTCAGAAGATGACTTAAAAGAAGATATAACAAAATTAGTTAAGGAGATAAATCCTGAATATAATTGTGTAATTGTTGTAGACAAGGATTTTATTTAA